GCGGGTCTTCGTTCTCGATCTGATCAGCAGCCTGATCTTCAGCAAATAAAAAAACGCCGCTTGGCTTTGATAGGCCAAGCGGCGTTTTGCTGTCTGCAGGTTTAGGCTGGGTAGATTGCACCTAATACCCGAAGCCCGCGTGCGCCAGTGACACTTGGGCGGTTGGCGGCAATGCCCTCCAGGCAGCAATGGGCCAGCCAGGCGAAGGCCATGGCTTCCACCCAATCGGGGTCCACGCCGTAAGTGGCGGTGCTGCTGACCTGAGTGGACGGCAACAGCGCCGCAAGGCGGTTCATCAGCGTGGTGTTATGCGCGCCGCCACCACAGACCAGCAGGGTTTCGGTGTCGGCTTGTGCGGCTTGCAGGGACTCGACGATGGTCAGTGCGGTCAGTTCAAGCAGGGTTGCTTGCACATCCTCTGGCTGGAACGCTGGCAATCTGCCGAGGTGGTGTTGCAGCCATCCCAGGTTGAATACTTCGCGCCCAGTGCTTTTCGGGCCTTTGGTCAGGAAGAACGGGTCACTGAGTAGCGCGTTGAGTAGCGCAGGCTCGACCTGGCCACCGGCTGCCCATTGGCCATCGCGATCGAAGTGCTCGCCGCGCTGATCGTGAATCCATGCATCCAGCAGCACGTTGCCCGGGCCGCAATCGAAGCCGGCTACGGGCTTGTCGGTCTCGATCAGGCTGAGGTTGCTGAAGCCGCCGATATTCAATACGGCGCGGTTGCCGGTACGTTCACCGAACAAGGCTTCATGAAAGGCGGGCACCAAGGGCGCGCCTTGACCGCCTGCGGCCACATCGCGGCTGCGGAAATCACTGACGACGGTAATGCCCGTCAGCTCAGTGAGCAGGGCAGGGTTGCCGATTTGTACGGTAAAACCTCGAGCAGGTTCATGGCGGATCGTCTGGCCGTGGCTGCCGATCGCGCGTATGTCCTGAGGCTTGAGGTTCTGTTGTTCCAGTAAGGCATGGATGCCTTTGGCCGCCAGTGTCACCCAGTGTTGCTGGGCGACAGCCGAACGGGCGATCTCATCCGGGCCGCTGGCGCAGAGGCTTAATAGCTGGGTACGCAGATCGTCCGGCATGGGGATGTAGTGAGTGGCGATCAAGTTGATCGCCGGGTTCTGTTCGATCAGGGCGATGTCCAGGCCATCGAGGCTGGTCCCGGACATCACACCTATATAGAGCGGCATACCTTAGCGCTTCGCCGAGGCCAGCAGGGTGGAGCGCTCCTGGTCCATGCGTGCCATCAGTGGCTGGCTCTGTTGCAGGAAGCGTGCGCGCTCGGCTTTGGCGATCGGATCGGCCATTGGCAGCTTTTGGCCAAGTGGGTCGACGTGAACGCCATTCACCTGGAACTCATAGTGCAAATGCGGGCCGGTGGACAGGCCGGTGGTGCCGATATAGCCGATAACCTGGCCCTGCTTCACGTTGCTGCCGGTCGACACGCCTTTGGCGAACCCTTGCATGTGGCCATAAAGGGTGCGGTAGGTATTGCCGTGCTGGATGATCACGGTATTGCCGTAGCCACCGCGACGGCCGGCCAGCAGCACCTTGCCGTCACCGGCAGCCTTGATGGGCGTGCCGCGCGGGGCGGCATAGTCAACGCCTTTGTGGGCGCGGATCTTGTTGAGGATCGGGTGCTTGCGGCCCATGGAAAAGCGCGAACTGATGCGGGCAAAGTCCACCGGCGTACGGATGAAGGCCTTGCGCATACTGTTGCCATCGGCGGTGTAGTAGCTGGTGTTGCCTTGTTTGTTGGTGTAACGCACTGCGGTGTAGGTCTTGCCACGGTTGGTAAACCGCGCAGAAAGAATCGCGCCGGTCCCGACGACTTTGCCGTTGGCGACTTTCTGCTCGTAGATCACGTCAAATTCGTCACCCTGACGAATGTCCTGGGCGAAGTCGATGTCGTAGCCAAACACGCTGGCCATGTCCATGGTCATGCTGTGGGACAAGCCAGCGCGGGCGGCCGACTGTGACAGCGAACTGTTGATCACGCCATGCACGTAGGCGGAGCGCGTCACCGGCTTGGTGGTGATGCGGTTGAACGCAAAGCCTTTGGCGCCTTTGGTCAGGGCAATGCTTTCGAGGTCGTTGACATTGCTATGCAGGTTTTTCAGCTGGCCGTCGGCAGCCAATTCGAACTCTAGCTTCTGGCCGTGTTTGAGCTGGGTGAATTGCTTGGCTTGTTTATCGCTGGCCAGCACCTCATTAACCGTAGAGGCGGGCAGGCCGACCTTTTCAAACAGTGTTGAAAGGGTGTCGCCTTTGGCGACGGTCACTTCGCGGTGCAGCGGATTTTTTGGAGTGGCTGGCGCAGGCGGCTCTTGAGTGGCCTGCTGGGTGTCTTCCGGGCTGCTTTCTATCTGTGCAAATGGAGATTCTATCGGTGCGTTTGTGGCTTGTTGCGCGTCGGAAGCGTCTTGATCTTGTGTCAGTTGTTCAACTGGACTTTCCAGGTCAAGGCTCAGGGATGTTCGTTTGGCTTCTACGTCACTGGAAGGGAATACCAGGAGTGCCAGGCTGAGAAGGGCGGCGATACCACTTGCGGCGAGCAGGTGGGTCTTCGGGTAAAGCGGCGGCGCTTTAGACGGTTCTGTGGTCATAAGTAATTTTGACTTTGAAGATGAAATGGAAAAGATGAATGACATGATGAAGATGAAATAACTGTATAAAATATAACCAAATCATCTGTGGCGCAAGCTCGCGAACGCTGGGCTTGCTGAACGGTGTCCGTGCGCGGGACAAAACTTGTAATTAGTCCCTGATCTTGTATGGTTGGTTCCCTTTTGAATCTGAGCCTTGCGGGTCTGTTATGAAGTCGGTTGAAGAGCAGCTAGCGCTGATAAAACGTGGTGCGGAAGAACTGTTGGTCGAGGCCGAGCTGATCGAAAAGCTCAAGCGTGGCCAACCCCTGCGGATTAAGGCTGGCTTCGATCCGACCGCGCCGGATCTGCACCTGGGTCATACCGTGCTTATTAATAAGCTGCGCCAGTTCCAAGAGCTGGGGCATCAGGTCATCTTCCTTATAGGTGACTTCACCGGGATGATCGGTGATCCGAGCGGCAAGAGCGCAACGCGCCCGCCGCTGACCCGCGAGCAGGTTCTCGACAATGCCGAGACCTACAAAACCCAAGTGTTCAAGATTCTCGATCCGGCCAAGACCGAGGTGGCATTCAACTCCACCTGGATGGACCAGATGGGGCCGGCCGACTTTATTCGCCTGACTTCCCAATACACC
The window above is part of the Pseudomonas sp. KBS0710 genome. Proteins encoded here:
- a CDS encoding anhydro-N-acetylmuramic acid kinase produces the protein MPLYIGVMSGTSLDGLDIALIEQNPAINLIATHYIPMPDDLRTQLLSLCASGPDEIARSAVAQQHWVTLAAKGIHALLEQQNLKPQDIRAIGSHGQTIRHEPARGFTVQIGNPALLTELTGITVVSDFRSRDVAAGGQGAPLVPAFHEALFGERTGNRAVLNIGGFSNLSLIETDKPVAGFDCGPGNVLLDAWIHDQRGEHFDRDGQWAAGGQVEPALLNALLSDPFFLTKGPKSTGREVFNLGWLQHHLGRLPAFQPEDVQATLLELTALTIVESLQAAQADTETLLVCGGGAHNTTLMNRLAALLPSTQVSSTATYGVDPDWVEAMAFAWLAHCCLEGIAANRPSVTGARGLRVLGAIYPA
- a CDS encoding peptidoglycan DD-metalloendopeptidase family protein, whose protein sequence is MTTEPSKAPPLYPKTHLLAASGIAALLSLALLVFPSSDVEAKRTSLSLDLESPVEQLTQDQDASDAQQATNAPIESPFAQIESSPEDTQQATQEPPAPATPKNPLHREVTVAKGDTLSTLFEKVGLPASTVNEVLASDKQAKQFTQLKHGQKLEFELAADGQLKNLHSNVNDLESIALTKGAKGFAFNRITTKPVTRSAYVHGVINSSLSQSAARAGLSHSMTMDMASVFGYDIDFAQDIRQGDEFDVIYEQKVANGKVVGTGAILSARFTNRGKTYTAVRYTNKQGNTSYYTADGNSMRKAFIRTPVDFARISSRFSMGRKHPILNKIRAHKGVDYAAPRGTPIKAAGDGKVLLAGRRGGYGNTVIIQHGNTYRTLYGHMQGFAKGVSTGSNVKQGQVIGYIGTTGLSTGPHLHYEFQVNGVHVDPLGQKLPMADPIAKAERARFLQQSQPLMARMDQERSTLLASAKR